In Paenibacillus sp. FSL R7-0345, a single window of DNA contains:
- a CDS encoding contractile injection system protein, VgrG/Pvc8 family: MELPQNARRAMLVLQYNGKDVTQDIADSLTDFQYSDAASGQLDDISISLEDAARNWQGPWAPAEGDSIKATIRTMNWDGPGEIKKLPLGTFEVDSIEFSGPPDTVAIKAVSLPITSEIRMQRSSRSWEKTNLKTIAAQIAKRAKLELVYEAQDNPSYDHLEQTRQSDLGFLLETVTREGIAIKVSGGNLVLFDESVFEKKAPIATITRGKDNVTGFGFSVNTAYSAYRACTVIYTPPNDKGTVQAMFVPEGAPKTGPVLKITEQVDDEAAALRLARKRLRESNKEGGRGTLSLMGDIRMAAGLTINVKGWKRFDGKYIIESARHVIGSSGYTTELEIRKVLGW; encoded by the coding sequence TTGGAACTACCGCAAAATGCCCGCAGAGCAATGCTGGTGCTTCAATATAACGGGAAAGATGTCACGCAGGATATTGCCGACTCGCTAACTGATTTTCAATATAGTGATGCCGCTTCTGGACAGCTTGACGATATCTCTATTTCTCTGGAGGATGCGGCGCGCAACTGGCAGGGACCCTGGGCACCAGCCGAAGGGGATTCCATCAAGGCTACAATCCGGACTATGAACTGGGATGGGCCTGGTGAGATTAAAAAGCTGCCGCTCGGGACATTTGAAGTGGACAGCATTGAGTTTAGCGGACCGCCGGATACGGTGGCGATCAAGGCTGTATCCCTGCCGATTACCTCGGAGATCCGTATGCAGCGCAGCTCGCGCAGCTGGGAAAAGACGAATCTAAAAACGATTGCTGCGCAAATTGCCAAACGTGCCAAACTGGAGCTGGTATACGAAGCCCAGGATAATCCGTCATATGATCATCTGGAGCAGACACGGCAGTCGGATCTGGGCTTTTTATTAGAGACAGTAACCCGTGAAGGAATTGCCATTAAGGTATCCGGCGGCAATCTGGTACTGTTTGATGAATCTGTATTTGAGAAAAAGGCGCCGATTGCTACTATCACCAGAGGTAAGGATAATGTGACGGGGTTTGGATTCTCAGTGAATACGGCGTACTCCGCATACAGGGCATGCACCGTAATATACACACCGCCCAATGACAAGGGAACGGTGCAGGCAATGTTCGTCCCTGAGGGTGCTCCAAAAACCGGTCCGGTGCTGAAGATAACTGAGCAGGTTGACGATGAGGCTGCCGCTTTACGGCTGGCCCGCAAAAGGCTGCGGGAGTCCAATAAGGAGGGCGGCAGAGGAACGCTGTCCCTGATGGGCGATATAAGAATGGCTGCCGGATTAACGATTAATGTTAAGGGCTGGAAGCGGTTTGACGGCAAATATATTATCGAATCTGCCAGGCATGTGATCGGTAGCAGCGGCTATACAACAGAGCTTGAGATCAGAAAGGTATTGGGGTGGTAG
- a CDS encoding phage tail assembly protein: protein MDIEQKNVSEEATAEVYTFARPVTFEGNTVESLNIDFDKLTGADILVCDRQYQAETARQGGSELVKETNKAYQAYIVAKAAGVHVGLIRALSAKDFTKLTLRAQSFLLL, encoded by the coding sequence ATGGACATTGAACAAAAAAATGTAAGTGAGGAGGCCACGGCGGAAGTTTACACTTTCGCCCGGCCTGTTACTTTTGAGGGGAACACTGTTGAATCCTTAAATATTGACTTTGACAAGCTGACCGGAGCAGATATTCTCGTCTGTGACCGCCAGTATCAGGCTGAAACGGCAAGACAAGGGGGAAGTGAACTGGTCAAGGAGACTAACAAAGCCTATCAGGCCTATATTGTGGCAAAAGCCGCCGGGGTGCATGTGGGATTGATCCGCGCACTTTCAGCAAAGGATTTCACTAAGCTGACCTTGAGGGCACAAAGTTTTTTGCTGCTATAG
- a CDS encoding XkdW family protein has protein sequence MNIALAIMQLYPQAVPMQDFIVQDNGPEPVLRLGAEEKGLICYEIRPPADNEVLVEGIHYRYGTDYNLLTEGEDYDIIERGPYIAVWNMDQPQPTELELQAAWEAYEEAEASRPPVITEMERLQMRLDMAELTSISLMDALVAMISPAEGDE, from the coding sequence ATGAACATAGCATTAGCAATCATGCAATTATACCCGCAAGCAGTTCCAATGCAGGATTTCATTGTTCAAGACAACGGACCTGAGCCTGTCCTGAGACTGGGGGCTGAAGAGAAGGGCCTCATTTGTTATGAAATCAGGCCTCCAGCGGACAATGAGGTGTTAGTAGAGGGTATTCATTACCGTTACGGTACTGATTATAATCTGCTAACGGAAGGGGAGGATTACGATATTATTGAGCGTGGCCCATACATCGCTGTCTGGAACATGGATCAGCCTCAGCCAACAGAGTTAGAGCTACAGGCAGCCTGGGAAGCTTACGAAGAAGCGGAGGCAAGCAGGCCGCCGGTCATAACGGAAATGGAGCGGCTGCAAATGCGGCTGGATATGGCTGAATTGACCTCTATCAGCTTGATGGATGCTTTAGTGGCGATGATATCTCCAGCGGAAGGAGATGAATGA
- a CDS encoding phage tail protein: MINIQKASLLDLLPSPLRNDPAMSAAAISLDTQLQETTAMIAALDIFGRWTEWTEAETDELAVQYRPPYYDPDLPLEQKRLLVKTSIPFHRQKGTAAAVEDLIAILFGEGAVEEWWEYGGDPYHFRVVTNNADVTAARAREFIDAVDAVKRISAVLDSVTISQSEGLPLYIGGFLHFGEQITI; this comes from the coding sequence ATGATTAACATTCAAAAGGCAAGCCTGCTTGACCTGCTGCCCTCTCCGCTGCGGAACGATCCGGCTATGTCAGCGGCAGCCATTTCACTGGACACGCAGCTGCAGGAAACGACCGCTATGATAGCGGCGCTGGATATCTTCGGACGGTGGACGGAGTGGACGGAGGCCGAAACCGACGAGCTGGCTGTTCAATACCGGCCGCCCTATTATGATCCAGACTTGCCGCTGGAGCAAAAAAGGCTGCTGGTTAAGACATCGATTCCATTTCACCGGCAAAAAGGGACTGCAGCCGCTGTCGAAGATCTTATCGCTATCTTGTTTGGGGAGGGGGCTGTAGAAGAATGGTGGGAATATGGAGGAGATCCCTACCACTTTCGTGTCGTTACCAATAATGCGGATGTCACGGCCGCACGGGCACGGGAGTTTATAGATGCAGTAGATGCGGTAAAGCGTATCTCTGCCGTGCTGGATAGCGTTACTATTTCTCAATCGGAAGGGCTGCCGCTGTATATCGGCGGTTTTTTGCATTTCGGAGAACAAATTACGATTTAA
- a CDS encoding GPW/gp25 family protein, which produces MIFILDMTQPSVINFAPATIAEEVEQNIRTILTTPLGSTPLARSIGLDFGSLDTPYPFRKTRMMSEIISAVTEQEPRAQLTEITFKEGLPDALAGHLRAVIKYILKEEVV; this is translated from the coding sequence ATGATATTTATTTTGGATATGACGCAACCTTCCGTCATTAATTTTGCGCCGGCTACGATTGCCGAAGAGGTGGAGCAGAACATACGTACGATTCTGACCACACCCCTTGGCAGTACACCGTTAGCCCGCAGCATCGGGCTGGATTTCGGCAGCCTGGATACGCCATATCCCTTTAGGAAAACTCGCATGATGAGTGAAATCATATCTGCCGTGACGGAACAGGAACCACGGGCCCAACTTACAGAGATCACTTTTAAAGAAGGACTGCCAGATGCTTTAGCCGGGCACTTACGGGCAGTAATAAAGTACATCTTAAAGGAGGAGGTGGTATGA
- a CDS encoding phage baseplate assembly protein V yields MILIGQVSTADPSSCSVRVTFPERDNLVSAPLPVIMPGGWGHGNTVPQPGETVLCVILENSYSAGFCLGTYYGSKETAPGNRNQHGVWFEDGSFVYYDRSARQLVIKASGGMKIEGDLTVTGNVVSSGGVM; encoded by the coding sequence ATGATTTTAATTGGACAAGTCTCCACAGCAGATCCGTCCTCCTGCAGCGTGCGGGTCACCTTTCCGGAACGGGACAACCTGGTGTCTGCTCCGCTTCCGGTCATTATGCCGGGCGGATGGGGACACGGAAATACTGTTCCGCAGCCGGGGGAGACTGTTCTTTGCGTGATATTGGAGAACAGCTATTCCGCCGGCTTTTGTCTGGGAACCTACTATGGATCAAAGGAAACAGCTCCAGGTAACAGGAATCAGCATGGCGTATGGTTTGAGGACGGCAGCTTTGTATATTATGACCGCAGTGCACGCCAACTTGTTATTAAAGCCTCCGGCGGCATGAAAATTGAAGGGGATTTAACGGTTACCGGTAATGTTGTCAGTTCAGGAGGTGTAATGTGA
- a CDS encoding phage tail tape measure protein: protein MAGSSGAAGSTNIIFQLNAIVTPAFRRSVGQAEDSVQEIARMVEELSRLPGFENLRRDADDADNVVDDLSESTSGLGRLLEGIQEKTDLFSEIKEGIEPLTKIMDAMNQSADAMAQLQASTGLTAEQMEEMGEISNDLYRQNYGTGFEDLGDSLTLVKQVLQQSGDELEKTTQNAITFRDVFKGEVPDSLKAVNAMMQQFGITSEQSYNLMAQGAQKGLNSSGELLDTASEYSVYFDKMGYSAGEMFSVFSTGIEHGATSLSGVADAVKEFSTAVTGDSDSVKEAIYKLFAPEQLEKFSAALVKGGTRSAEYANLLKVAGKKAADVLVNDLNAGGDSAEQAMKELQKTLGSGEEIFKGLADGSLSGKQAMEQVIQKLKEIKDPIEQAQIAGELFGSQFADMGSDAILALGSTRNQFDMTKQTMEEVAAVKYSTLTQQFQAIGREMMTGLIIPLGESVMPLLQGLAQWMSSNKELMMVLSLAAPAAAITTNTLKIIQGFKSIGSAAGGASGAAGGFAGALGLLTSPVGIAVGALGLITAGVVTYKKHQEEARLELLNMGDSLGEAYNNYEEIDQASKRNQELITEYDRLTQKIKEVKTPADELTEARRKLQSVEQELIQMNPDILSAEGSKNSKFREQLDLVEDIYASRKDMSKREIEHDALEAKGKMPELEDQYSELTANLDKQNAAYEKAKVSYRDYLEYMNQITKINDSNASDEQKGQQRNALATEIEKSTGKDYSSNWATLQFDYADIAESFDSYNAKLEKTQSELNEAQQSFASYYDLQRRLVEIDLGGSLEEKARKYNELSSAEKDQFNQAMSDMAILNQEVDMLPDAKKINLQLIWEQTGQVPDFSLSDEDWQVLHKTMKEDGSPDLRTVAGQKLNRLAQHDPGFEGYADGGIATRPSIFGEAGPEIAIPLNTKPRSRSLLEKANDLMGYSSSNNVNEGNIQVTWAPQVTIQGGTPSIAAEVAKAIQDQQPAFEQRFQRMIQQQRRVSFQ from the coding sequence GTGGCAGGATCAAGCGGTGCAGCAGGCAGCACTAATATTATCTTTCAATTAAATGCGATCGTAACACCCGCCTTCCGCCGGTCGGTTGGACAGGCTGAAGACAGCGTACAAGAGATCGCCAGAATGGTTGAGGAGCTCTCGCGTCTTCCGGGATTTGAGAATCTGCGCCGGGATGCGGATGATGCAGACAATGTCGTAGACGATCTGAGTGAGAGTACCAGCGGACTCGGGCGATTGCTGGAAGGGATCCAGGAAAAAACAGATTTATTCTCCGAGATCAAAGAAGGTATAGAACCGCTCACGAAAATTATGGATGCGATGAACCAATCTGCAGATGCAATGGCTCAACTTCAGGCATCTACCGGGCTGACGGCAGAACAGATGGAAGAGATGGGGGAGATCTCTAACGATCTCTACCGGCAAAATTATGGCACGGGGTTTGAGGATTTAGGTGATTCACTGACACTTGTGAAGCAGGTGCTGCAGCAAAGCGGAGATGAGCTGGAGAAGACGACGCAGAATGCTATCACCTTCAGGGACGTTTTTAAAGGGGAGGTTCCTGATTCATTAAAAGCGGTCAATGCCATGATGCAGCAGTTTGGCATTACTTCCGAGCAGTCGTACAACCTGATGGCCCAAGGTGCACAGAAAGGGCTCAATAGTTCCGGTGAATTACTGGACACCGCCAGTGAGTACAGTGTTTATTTTGATAAAATGGGCTATTCGGCTGGTGAGATGTTCAGTGTATTCAGTACCGGTATAGAGCATGGGGCTACGTCCCTGAGCGGTGTAGCGGATGCCGTGAAGGAGTTCAGCACCGCGGTGACAGGTGACTCAGATTCGGTCAAAGAAGCTATTTACAAGCTGTTTGCACCGGAGCAGCTGGAGAAGTTCAGTGCAGCACTTGTAAAAGGTGGTACCAGATCCGCCGAATATGCCAATCTGCTAAAGGTTGCCGGAAAAAAGGCAGCAGATGTCCTGGTTAACGATTTGAATGCAGGCGGAGATTCCGCAGAACAAGCTATGAAGGAGCTCCAAAAAACGCTTGGCAGCGGGGAGGAGATCTTTAAAGGTCTCGCAGACGGCTCGCTATCCGGAAAACAGGCAATGGAGCAAGTGATTCAGAAGCTTAAAGAAATTAAAGACCCCATTGAACAGGCGCAAATTGCCGGTGAGCTGTTCGGCAGCCAGTTTGCGGATATGGGTAGTGATGCGATCCTTGCTCTGGGGAGTACCCGGAATCAGTTTGACATGACAAAGCAAACCATGGAAGAAGTGGCAGCAGTAAAATACAGTACTCTGACTCAGCAGTTTCAGGCAATTGGCAGGGAAATGATGACCGGGCTGATTATTCCGCTTGGTGAGAGTGTGATGCCGCTGCTTCAGGGCCTGGCGCAATGGATGAGCAGCAACAAAGAGCTGATGATGGTGCTCAGTCTGGCAGCTCCTGCAGCAGCAATCACAACTAACACGCTAAAAATCATCCAGGGCTTTAAAAGCATAGGCAGTGCCGCGGGCGGGGCAAGCGGAGCGGCAGGCGGTTTTGCCGGTGCACTGGGCCTGCTCACTAGCCCGGTAGGGATTGCTGTAGGTGCGCTGGGCCTAATCACAGCAGGTGTAGTGACTTATAAGAAGCATCAGGAAGAGGCACGGCTGGAATTGCTGAATATGGGTGACTCACTTGGCGAGGCCTATAACAACTATGAAGAGATTGATCAGGCAAGTAAGAGGAACCAAGAGCTTATTACCGAGTATGACCGGCTGACCCAAAAAATTAAAGAAGTCAAGACTCCGGCAGATGAATTAACGGAGGCCAGAAGAAAACTGCAGTCGGTTGAGCAAGAGCTGATCCAAATGAATCCGGATATTTTATCCGCAGAAGGCTCTAAAAACAGCAAGTTCCGGGAACAGCTGGATTTGGTTGAAGATATTTATGCTTCCCGGAAGGATATGAGCAAGCGGGAGATCGAGCATGATGCACTCGAGGCTAAGGGGAAAATGCCGGAGCTTGAGGATCAGTATTCAGAACTGACTGCGAATCTTGATAAGCAGAATGCTGCATATGAAAAAGCAAAAGTGTCTTACCGGGATTATTTAGAGTACATGAACCAAATCACAAAAATAAATGACAGCAATGCCAGCGATGAACAAAAAGGGCAGCAGCGGAATGCTTTAGCTACGGAAATTGAGAAGTCCACTGGTAAGGATTACAGTAGCAACTGGGCAACTCTTCAATTCGATTACGCAGATATTGCAGAGTCATTTGATAGTTACAATGCCAAGCTTGAAAAGACTCAAAGTGAATTGAATGAAGCACAGCAGAGCTTTGCTTCTTATTATGATCTGCAGAGACGTCTGGTTGAAATAGATCTGGGCGGCTCATTGGAAGAGAAGGCACGGAAGTACAATGAGTTATCCAGTGCGGAAAAAGATCAGTTTAATCAGGCAATGAGTGATATGGCAATATTAAACCAAGAAGTGGACATGCTACCGGATGCCAAAAAGATTAATCTGCAACTAATTTGGGAACAAACCGGACAGGTTCCTGATTTCAGTCTTTCGGATGAAGACTGGCAAGTGCTCCATAAGACGATGAAGGAAGACGGCTCACCCGATTTGAGGACTGTAGCTGGCCAGAAGCTAAACCGGTTGGCTCAACATGATCCCGGCTTCGAAGGATACGCCGACGGGGGGATCGCCACACGCCCTTCTATCTTTGGTGAGGCTGGTCCGGAGATAGCCATTCCGCTCAATACTAAACCACGCTCCCGCTCGCTTTTGGAGAAAGCTAATGATCTGATGGGCTATTCCAGCTCCAATAACGTAAATGAAGGGAACATTCAGGTGACCTGGGCTCCCCAGGTTACTATTCAAGGCGGAACTCCTTCTATTGCAGCTGAGGTGGCCAAAGCAATACAGGATCAGCAGCCGGCATTTGAGCAGCGGTTTCAGCGGATGATTCAGCAGCAAAGGCGGGTGAGCTTCCAGTGA
- a CDS encoding baseplate J/gp47 family protein, translating into MAQAVELPDIQFAAEEAAEIQQNIISVYEGLTGRTLQPADPVRLFLSSLAAIIVQQRVLINQTAKSNLLRYASGIQLDHMGLFQGAERLSASAAITTMQFTLSIPLSFPIAVPQGTRIGVQGGDGSIFFVTEEYLEIPAGGTAGAVSAVCSSPGTTGNGFLPGQLNVLMDQLPFIQSVANLTATTGGAEKESDEAFRERIRTAPDSYSTAGPQGAYEYWAKSTSAAILDVHAFSPGNGKVTIVPLLAGGQIPGQNVLDAVAETLEDRGIRPLTDQVTVTAPTSVPYNTNITYYISRSRVSEVPAIQAAVTSAVAAYQLWQKSKLGRDINPSELIARVMTAGALRVVNAAPVYTALTATQVAQEGMTTINYGGLADD; encoded by the coding sequence TTGGCACAAGCTGTAGAATTACCGGATATCCAGTTTGCTGCTGAAGAGGCGGCTGAAATCCAGCAAAACATAATTTCTGTATATGAAGGCCTGACCGGCCGAACACTGCAGCCTGCCGATCCGGTACGGCTGTTTTTATCTTCGCTGGCTGCTATTATCGTCCAGCAGAGGGTGCTTATAAACCAGACGGCCAAAAGTAACCTGCTCCGCTATGCATCCGGCATACAGCTTGATCATATGGGGCTATTTCAGGGGGCTGAGCGTTTATCGGCTTCCGCCGCGATCACTACTATGCAATTTACATTGTCAATTCCGTTGTCTTTCCCTATTGCGGTTCCGCAGGGAACAAGAATTGGAGTGCAGGGAGGCGACGGCTCTATTTTTTTTGTAACAGAGGAATATTTGGAGATACCTGCAGGGGGGACGGCCGGTGCGGTATCGGCAGTATGCTCGTCACCAGGTACAACAGGGAACGGCTTCTTGCCGGGACAACTTAATGTTCTGATGGACCAGCTTCCCTTCATACAGTCCGTAGCCAATCTGACGGCAACCACTGGCGGAGCGGAAAAAGAGTCGGACGAGGCATTCAGGGAGCGGATCCGGACTGCTCCGGATTCCTACAGCACAGCCGGACCGCAGGGGGCATATGAATATTGGGCAAAATCCACTTCCGCGGCCATTTTGGACGTACATGCCTTTTCCCCGGGGAATGGAAAGGTAACAATTGTCCCTCTGCTTGCCGGCGGGCAGATTCCGGGGCAGAATGTGCTTGACGCTGTTGCCGAGACCCTGGAAGACCGGGGAATTAGGCCATTAACGGACCAGGTGACGGTAACGGCTCCGACTTCCGTACCCTACAATACCAACATAACCTATTACATCAGCCGCAGCAGAGTCTCTGAAGTGCCCGCTATACAAGCAGCGGTCACCTCCGCAGTTGCTGCTTATCAGCTCTGGCAAAAGTCCAAGCTTGGACGGGATATCAATCCCTCAGAATTAATCGCACGTGTCATGACTGCCGGCGCATTGCGGGTGGTGAATGCTGCACCGGTGTATACGGCTTTAACGGCAACACAAGTTGCGCAGGAGGGTATGACAACTATCAACTATGGGGGGCTCGCCGATGATTAA
- a CDS encoding phage tail protein has protein sequence MSGTATENYTIGAFGPVIFMVDQEKDKILTFQDLTRSSAGRWTQHDILGKKPKKEWLGPGIDSISFTMRLVLSRELNPRAELDRLTELERAGRALPLVIGNKGLGTGLWVITSLSQAWEHIDNRGHVYAATVDIALEEYVK, from the coding sequence GTGAGCGGAACTGCGACGGAGAATTATACGATTGGAGCATTTGGACCTGTAATATTTATGGTTGACCAAGAAAAAGACAAGATTCTGACCTTCCAGGACCTGACACGGAGCAGTGCAGGCCGATGGACGCAGCATGATATCCTGGGGAAAAAACCTAAAAAAGAATGGCTGGGACCGGGAATTGATTCAATCTCCTTTACTATGCGTCTTGTTTTGAGCCGTGAACTCAATCCCCGGGCCGAACTTGACCGTCTTACAGAACTGGAGCGTGCAGGCAGGGCACTCCCGCTGGTTATAGGAAACAAGGGTCTGGGTACAGGACTATGGGTAATAACAAGCCTGTCTCAGGCATGGGAGCATATCGACAACAGGGGGCATGTCTATGCTGCAACAGTTGATATTGCATTGGAGGAGTATGTGAAATGA
- a CDS encoding tail protein X: protein MIYKSVQGDTWDSIAFKLYGDEYLMTLLISANPKLAQTVIFSGNVAVTVPDKPADVSDTLPPWKREG, encoded by the coding sequence GTGATCTATAAGTCAGTACAAGGTGACACCTGGGATAGTATTGCTTTTAAGCTGTACGGCGATGAGTATTTGATGACGCTGCTGATCAGCGCTAATCCGAAGCTTGCGCAGACCGTAATTTTTTCCGGGAATGTCGCAGTCACCGTTCCGGATAAGCCTGCAGATGTCTCAGATACACTTCCGCCTTGGAAAAGGGAGGGATAG